Within the candidate division KSB1 bacterium genome, the region AGGATAGTTCCGCCTGCTTTTTTAATTTTGAATTCAATATTTTCTTGTGCAGAATGCGATCTTTTGCTACCTTATAGTGTGAACAAATTGGTGGAGGTTGGGAAAATGTTCAAAACAATTACCGTACTTTTTTGCTTCTCTTTGCCCCTTTTCGGCGCCGTTACCCACGGCCTGCTCGGCTCTTATTACGACGATCTCAACCTGACTGAATTCGTCGAGACCCGCATCGACTCCGTTATTAATTTCGACGATACAACCCTCGGCGCGGCTCCGGCCGGTACAAAAGTCAAACCCGACGGCCAATACTCCATCCGCTGGACCGGCTTTGTGCGCATCGACTCGACCGGCTCCTGGCAGTTTTTTACCATGAGCAACGACGGGGTTCGCCTATGGTTGGGTGAGGACAAGCTGATCGACAATTGGACAACCCATACAGCTAAAGAAGACCGCGCCTCACGATCCCTACAAAAAGGATGGTACCCGATTCGCCTCGAATACTTTCAGGACGGCGGCGGCTCCATTATGCAGCTTCGTTTTCAGGGCCCAGGCTTTAAAAAGGCGATCATCCCCTCAGCCAATTTAAGCGCCTTTGATCCTCGAGCAGGTATTCCGACGGTCGACGCCGGACAAGACCGATTCGTGGAGCTGCCGACCGACACGCTTACATTGACGGGAACCGCTACGGACACCAACGGCGTCATCGTTGTCTATCGTTGGGAACAGACGGCCGGCCCTTCGCCCGCCCGACTCGAAGGGACGGACAGCCCCACCCTGCATTTATCGGGTTTGGTAGAGGGTAAATATGTATTTCGCTTGACCGTCATCGATAATGACGGCGATCAAGCGTCCGATGAAGTCGTCGTGATGGTCGTGCCGCAGGCCGGGGAGCCGCTGGTTTCCGGCGAATTGAAAAAATGGCACAAAGTCACCCTCACTTTTGACGGCCCGCCGAGCGCCGAGACTGCAACGCCGAATCCTTTCTTAGATTATCGTCTGACGGTGACTTTTACTGCTCCCGACGGCCGCATCATTCAGGTTCCGGGGTTCTATGCCGCCGACGGACGGGCTGCAGAAACGAGCGCCGATTTCGGCCGCAAATGGCAGGCGGTGGTGATTCCCGATCAAGTCGGCTTGTGGCGCTACAAGGCTTCTTTTCGTTTCGGCTCGAACATTGCCGTGGATCTGAATGAGGAGAGCGGCGAGCCGACCGCCTTCGACGGCGTCGAGGGCAGCTTTACCGTCGCCCCAAGCGACAAGCAGGCGCCCGATTTCCGCGCCAAAGGACTGCTGCAGTATGTCGGCGGGCACCATCTACGCTTTGCCGAAACAGGCGAATATTTTCTCAAAGGCGGCGCCGACAGCCCGGAAAATTTTCTCGCCTATTACGAATTCGACGGTACGTGGGATAACGGCGGCAAACCGCTGCCCGGCCTGATCAACGGTCTGCACCGCTACGAACCGCACCTTGGCGACTGGCGGCCAGGCGATCCGACTTGGCAGGACGGCAAGGGCAAGGGCATCATCGGCGCCTTGAACTATCTTGCCTCCCAGGGCGGCAATTCGGTCTATTTTTTGACCATGAACGTGACCGGCGACGGTGACGACGTCTGGCCGTGGATCGCTCCGCACGCCTATCACCGTTTCGATGTCAGCAAGCTCGAGCAGTGGGAGATCGTCTTTTCTCACATGGATCGGCTGGGCATTCAGCTGCACGTCGTTCTGCAGGAGACTGAGAACGATCAGCTGCTGAACGACGGAGAATTGGGTCTGGAGCGCAAACTCTATTTTCGGGAACTGATCGCGCGCTTCAGCCATCATTTGGCGCTGGTTTGGAATCTTGGTGAGGAAAACACCAACACGACGCAGCAGCTCAAAGATTATTGCACCTTCATCAAGGCGCTCGATCCCTATGACCATCCGATCGTCGTGCATACCGATCCCCAGCGAGACGGCTATGAGCCGATCTACGGTCCTCTGCTCGGCTTTCCGCTGTTCGACGGCGCCAGCCTGCAGGTGTTCGAGCCGCAAAAAGGCGATCAGCTCAGCGTCATCAATTGGCTGCCGGTGCATCGCCTGACGCTTGAATGGCGAAAGCGTTCGGCGGCTGCCGGTCACAAGTGGATCGTCTGCGGCGACGAAATGGGCGGCTGGGCCAACGGCCTGCGCCCGGACGCGGTCGATCCGACACGCGATTGGCCGCGCAAGTACGGCTTATGGGCCAATCTCATGGCCGGCGGTGCGGGCGTCGAATGGTACTGCGCCGGTCAGGATCAATCCCTGGAAGACTGGCGCACCCGAGAAACCATGTGGAAACAGACGGCCGCGGCGCTGCAGTTTTTCCACACTTACCTTCCCTTTTGGCAAATGGAACCGGCCGATTCGCTGCTCGAAAGCGGCGTCGGCTATTGTCTTGCCAAGCCCGGAGATACCTATCTCGTCTATCTCTTGGAAGGCGGCGAGCAAACGCTTGACCTCAAGAACGACGGCACGACCTATCACGTCGCCTGGTTCGATCCGCGCCAAGGCGGCAGATTGCGGCGCGGCAGCGTGCTTGAGGTGCAGGGGCCGGGAAAAGTTTCACTCGGTCGTCCGCCCTACGACGTCGATCGCGATTGGGCGGTGCTGCTGTCGACGGTGCACACGGCCGTCAACGACGATGCGCAGACAGAGGCCTTGCCGAAAAGCTGCTCGCTGCTGCCGGTTTACCCCAACCCCTTCAACCAGGAAACGGTGATCACTTTTGAACTGCCGAAGCCGATGACCGTCGAGCTGGGAATTTACAATCTGCAGGGACAGCAGGTGCGCGAGCTGGTACGGGAACCCCAGGCGCCCGGCCTGCGCCGCATCGTTTGGGACGGCCGCAACAGCCGCAATCAGTCTTTGGCAAGCGGCACCTATCTCGTGCGCATGAAAGCCGTGAGCGCCGACGAGCGCGTCGAGAAAACGGTTAAATGCGTGCTGCTGAGATAGCCGCTCCTTTCTTGGGCAAAAGGCGTCGGCATCTTCCGCCGACGCCTTTTTTGTTGGTGTGAATCAAGCCGAACAGCAGGCAAAACGCCGGAACCCGACAAACGCTTTTCCGCAAAACCAGCGTGTTTCTCCCTTTATGATTCTCTACCAAGACCTGCAGCTTATCAAATCTGCTTTTCGGCAAATTTCTCGAAAGATGGAAAATACAGCTTTGCAGGCTGTAATGACTATGAACAAACCTTATCTTCGCATAGTCTGTCGAACATACAGATAAATCCGCGATGCGCTTCTCCGGCGGGGCAGATCAGAACCTCCGTGATTCTGCCGGTGAATCAAAAACCTCAATTTACCGCCTTTGTTTTGTTCGCCGATCTTTTTACCTTTCAATCAATAATTTTTGCCACGAAGGCACAGAGATTTTTAATTCGGCTGATTTATATGCTGAACTATTTCAAAAAAATCAACAAACCTCTCGACCCATTTTCTATAAAAACTGTGTGACCTCCGTGCCTCCGTGGCTTGACAAATGAATTGAAAAAAAATTACACAATTTTTTGGAGGAGAAATGAATCGTCACAAAATCACCCGCCGAGATTTTTTGAAAACCGCCGCCGCGGCGGCCGTACTACCGCCGCTTATCGCCGAGAGCGCAACCGGTCAATCCCCCATCGACCAGGTTCCGCTCGGCAAGACCGGCCTGACCCTCAGCCGTCTGGGCATCGGCGTCGGCACTTACGGCGGCCGGCTGCAGCGCGATCTGGGACACGATGGCTTTAATGCGCTCATCCGTTACGCCTACGAGCGAGGCGATCAAGGATCTGCCGCGGGAAAAGCTGTTCATCCTTACAAAAATGGGCGGCATACCGGAGGATCCTTTGAAGGAAATCGACCGCTTCCGCAGCGAGCTCGGCACCGATTATATCGACTGCCTTTTGATTCACTGCAAGGTGACGGCGGACTGGCCGGAAACGCACAAATCCCTCATCGACGCCTTTTCCGAGGCCAAAGCGCGCGGCATTATTCGCAGCCACGGCGTCTCCTGTCACTCGCTGCCGGCGCTGCAGCGCGCCGCTCAGCTCGACTGGGTCGAGGTCAATTTGGTGCGCCTCAATCCCCAAGCCGTAAACATCGACACGCCGGACGAAAAGGTCTTTAATGACAGCAGGCCCGAGCATCTGGCTCCGGTCATCGAACAGATCAAACTCATGCGGCAGAACGGTCACGGCGTCATCGGCATGAAGATCATGGGCGAAGGCGCCTTTAAAACGGCGGAAGAGCGCAGGAAATCGATCACCTTTGCCGTGCAATCCGGATTGGTGGATGCGATGACCATCGGCTTCAAGAGCGCGGAAGAGATAGACGAGGCGATCGCCAACATTCAAACCGCCCTTGCAGAACAAAAGCGCTGAAAGTTCGTCCTATAGACGGTAAAGTGTGAAAAGAGGCTCTATGGGACAAAAATCTGCCTGGTTGCTGTTTGCGGCTCTGTCGGCGGCCGCTGCGGTTGCCGTGCAGGCGCAGACAATCGCGGTCAATTCCATCGGCTATTTGCCGGACGCGCCGAAAATCGCGACCCTTGCGGCGCCCTGCACGCGCTTCGAAGTGAAATCGAGCAAGGGCAAGACGGTCTTGATCGGCAAAGCGGTCGGCCCGTTCAAGCAGGACGACATTCCCCATGAGGTCTGGCTGGCCGATTTTTCCGCTTTAAAGAAACCCGGCACCTATTACATCGAAATTGCCGGCGTCGGCAAGTCGCCTCTTTTCCGTATCGGAAAGAATGTGTACGCTGACGCCTTTTACACAGCCATGCGCGCCATGTACCTGTGGCGCTGCGGAACCGCCGTGGAAGGAACGCACAACGGCAACGTTTATCGTCACGAGGCTTGTCATCTCGACGACGGCTATGAGGACTATCTCGGCCGGCCGGGCGTCAAACGCGACGGCGTCGGCGGCTGGCACGATGCCGGAGATTACGGCAAATACGTCGTCAACGCCGGGGTGACCGTCGGCTGCCTGTTCCTGGCCTGGGAGCACTTTCAGCCGCAATTAGAAAAAATAGCGCTCCATCTGCCGGAAACGGCTCCAGGCTATCCCGATTTCCTCAAGGAAATCAAATGGGAGATCGACTGGCTGCTCAAGATGGCCTATCCCGACGGCTCCGGCCGCGTGTCTCACAAACTGACGCGCACCAATTTCGAGGGCTTTGTCATGCCCGAAGCCGACGACGGCAAACGCTTCTTCACCGAGTGGAGCTCCGCCGCTACGGCCGATTTTGCCGCCATGACCGCCATGGCCGCGCGCATCTTTCAGCCTTACGATGCCGCCTACGCGCAGAGGTGCCTCGAGGCGGCCAAGCAAAGTTATGCCTATCTTCAGGAGCACCCCGAAAATGTGCCGTTCCGCATGGGCGACTTTCGCACCGGCGCCTATGCCACGCATGACGGCGACGACCGCATTTGGGCCGCAGCCGAGCTGTGGGAGACCACGGGCGATCCCGGCTATCTCGCCGATTTCGAGAGAATGAGCCGCGAATACAAGCCGCAAATGCGCCGCGGCGAAGCCGCCGCTTCGGAAAGCCGCTTGATCGACGACGATTGGGACTGGGGCAACGTGCGTAATCTCGGCTCCTTCACCTATCTCCTCTCCAAGCGTCAAGGCAGGAATGCGGAATTTTACGAGCGGCTAAAGGCGGATCTCCTGGCAAGCGCCGATTCGATTGCCGCCCACGCCCGTCGTGACGTCTACGGCAGGCCGCTGGAGCGCTACTACTGGGGCTGCAACGGCACGGTCGCCCGCCAGGTGCTCAAC harbors:
- a CDS encoding glycoside hydrolase family 9 protein produces the protein MGQKSAWLLFAALSAAAAVAVQAQTIAVNSIGYLPDAPKIATLAAPCTRFEVKSSKGKTVLIGKAVGPFKQDDIPHEVWLADFSALKKPGTYYIEIAGVGKSPLFRIGKNVYADAFYTAMRAMYLWRCGTAVEGTHNGNVYRHEACHLDDGYEDYLGRPGVKRDGVGGWHDAGDYGKYVVNAGVTVGCLFLAWEHFQPQLEKIALHLPETAPGYPDFLKEIKWEIDWLLKMAYPDGSGRVSHKLTRTNFEGFVMPEADDGKRFFTEWSSAATADFAAMTAMAARIFQPYDAAYAQRCLEAAKQSYAYLQEHPENVPFRMGDFRTGAYATHDGDDRIWAAAELWETTGDPGYLADFERMSREYKPQMRRGEAAASESRLIDDDWDWGNVRNLGSFTYLLSKRQGRNAEFYERLKADLLASADSIAAHARRDVYGRPLERYYWGCNGTVARQVLNLQIAYRLSPKADYRRAALDALAHLFGRNVYSRSYVTGLGHNPPLHPHDRRSGADTIEAPWPGYLVGGGHSATGWVDEEASYATNEIAVNWQAALIYALAGFLPQ
- a CDS encoding aldo/keto reductase — translated: MGGIPEDPLKEIDRFRSELGTDYIDCLLIHCKVTADWPETHKSLIDAFSEAKARGIIRSHGVSCHSLPALQRAAQLDWVEVNLVRLNPQAVNIDTPDEKVFNDSRPEHLAPVIEQIKLMRQNGHGVIGMKIMGEGAFKTAEERRKSITFAVQSGLVDAMTIGFKSAEEIDEAIANIQTALAEQKR
- a CDS encoding PA14 domain-containing protein — its product is MFKTITVLFCFSLPLFGAVTHGLLGSYYDDLNLTEFVETRIDSVINFDDTTLGAAPAGTKVKPDGQYSIRWTGFVRIDSTGSWQFFTMSNDGVRLWLGEDKLIDNWTTHTAKEDRASRSLQKGWYPIRLEYFQDGGGSIMQLRFQGPGFKKAIIPSANLSAFDPRAGIPTVDAGQDRFVELPTDTLTLTGTATDTNGVIVVYRWEQTAGPSPARLEGTDSPTLHLSGLVEGKYVFRLTVIDNDGDQASDEVVVMVVPQAGEPLVSGELKKWHKVTLTFDGPPSAETATPNPFLDYRLTVTFTAPDGRIIQVPGFYAADGRAAETSADFGRKWQAVVIPDQVGLWRYKASFRFGSNIAVDLNEESGEPTAFDGVEGSFTVAPSDKQAPDFRAKGLLQYVGGHHLRFAETGEYFLKGGADSPENFLAYYEFDGTWDNGGKPLPGLINGLHRYEPHLGDWRPGDPTWQDGKGKGIIGALNYLASQGGNSVYFLTMNVTGDGDDVWPWIAPHAYHRFDVSKLEQWEIVFSHMDRLGIQLHVVLQETENDQLLNDGELGLERKLYFRELIARFSHHLALVWNLGEENTNTTQQLKDYCTFIKALDPYDHPIVVHTDPQRDGYEPIYGPLLGFPLFDGASLQVFEPQKGDQLSVINWLPVHRLTLEWRKRSAAAGHKWIVCGDEMGGWANGLRPDAVDPTRDWPRKYGLWANLMAGGAGVEWYCAGQDQSLEDWRTRETMWKQTAAALQFFHTYLPFWQMEPADSLLESGVGYCLAKPGDTYLVYLLEGGEQTLDLKNDGTTYHVAWFDPRQGGRLRRGSVLEVQGPGKVSLGRPPYDVDRDWAVLLSTVHTAVNDDAQTEALPKSCSLLPVYPNPFNQETVITFELPKPMTVELGIYNLQGQQVRELVREPQAPGLRRIVWDGRNSRNQSLASGTYLVRMKAVSADERVEKTVKCVLLR